The Oreochromis niloticus isolate F11D_XX linkage group LG13, O_niloticus_UMD_NMBU, whole genome shotgun sequence genome has a window encoding:
- the fam83b gene encoding protein FAM83B: MESPEFSLLSSLRGEFKSEDFIQPHYKESYRLAIDRLVNGGRDSYQEFLKGERLGSFLSEDEILFITGNAEQLPPQTQTEEINDPSDTKSSSGTYWPMHSDVETPNLDLGWPEVLHEMLQTNIDLLFHPPRLNSPTIKEVIRKHIQDARQVIAIVMDVFTDADIFKEAVDASIRGVPVYVLLDDYHLKSFLTMAENQDVKLQQLRNMRIRTVKGQDYRCRSGAKFHGAMEQKFLLADCHTAIYGSYSFTWSFEKINLSMVQIITGHLVKSYDEEFRTLYARSTVPPELCPPEGLLQRNGSLGQQILPNCHSAPNLQRRDMLRQSLDTVYRKTRERNIGPRDYEERLVEEEDYKLRPLMENGTGVQEFQSVEEMNFYKRHSYAGERQDGHESIPQNIRPRGSNWNISRDGANNYAMDNYLQVSQIHRSHNLQPYNGNDKRLLSRQQNMPTVENMSKSYMRTLRIESYLNNPDVPFGDSCDYLDQFEQLDKASPFMQGGLRSSLALRPTMQEQMEPNRYLHTSTSLSPTKNSHLHYSSMQWTPTGAGYDAGRNPYHSYANLSRAKDRQIITNPNIFSDNWVKRHSVADPRSSTHESSNHMYSAFVRMQEGQSEAAMNALNGGHGSNLNEDQRSVSHYDVKSMTSTKSPSGPIWQEPPARALSAAALDVKTKDLTDKSNHMGAKKITSLLNIQEKKENSIRNSKTPSLRSADSSDTLTAEDEEKTSVIEQKHLPSRSISLSSSSERKRNNVEGLKSLKSRFQTEKEQQPPQSALSKTTTTQKKPSIFDKNTRPGFHSSSWSKDRGGENRLPSRFEPFGSLEKKTSLRTPHSFRIKQSPEKSKSLPKGEAAIELNSTQAARGHHENKLEKFFQRVGNFIHKNK, from the exons ATGGAGTCTCCAGAGTTTTCCCTGTTGTCTTCCTTGCGAGGTGAATTTAAATCAGAGGATTTCATTCAGCCTCACTATAAGGAGTCATATCGGCTGGCAATTGATCGCCTGGTGAATGGCGGCAGAGACAGTTACCAGGAGTTCTTAAAAGGAGAACGGCTCGGGAGCTTTCTCTCCGAGGATGAGATCCTCTTCATCACTGGAAATGCGGAACAGCTCCCACCTCAAACCCAGACAGAGGAAATCAACGATCCCTCGGATACCAAATCATCCTCTGGGACATACTGGCCCATGCACTCAGATGTGGAAACTCCAAATCTGGACTTAGGGTGGCCGGAGGTTTTGCATGAAATGTTACAGACTAATATAGATCTGCTCTTTCATCCACCGAGACTAAACAGCCCAACAATTAAAGAAGTCATCCGGAAGCACATTCAGGATGCAAGACAG GTCATTGCCATTGTGATGGACGTGTTCACTGATGCGGATATATTCAAAGAAGCCGTCGATGCTTCAATACGGGGAGTCCCGGTTTATGTGCTTTTGGATGATTACCATTTGAAAAGTTTCCTGACAATGGCTGAAAATCAAGATGTGAAACTCCAACAACTGAGA AACATGAGGATACGCACCGTGAAAGGTCAGGATTACCGCTGTCGATCAGGAGCTAAATTTCATGGTGCAATGGAGCAGAAGTTTCTTTTAGCTGACTGTCACACAGCAATTTACGGTTCATACAG TTTCACCTGGTCATTTGAGAAGATCAATCTGAGCATGGTTCAGATCATCACAGGACATCTGGTGAAGTCCTACGATGAGGAGTTTCGAACCCTCTATGCCCGATCGACGGTGCCGCCCGAACTGTGTCCTCCAGAGGGTTTGCTTCAACGAAACGGGTCACTCGGGCAACAGATTTTACCAAACTGTCATTCTGCTCCAAATCTTCAGCGGAGGGACATGTTGAGGCAAAGTCTGGACACAGTCTATCGGAAGACTCGTGAGAGGAACATTGGTCCAAGAGATTATGAAGAGAGGCTGGTTGAAGAGGAAGATTACAAACTTAGACCATTGATGGAAAATGGCACTGGTGTTCAGGAATTTCAATCGGTGGAGGAGATGAACTTCTACAAAAGGCACAGCTATGCTGGAGagagacaagatggacacgaaTCCATCCCACAGAACATCAGGCCCAGAGGGAGCAACTGGAATATCTCTAGAGATGGAGCAAACAACTATGCTATGGATAATTATTTACAAGTGTCACAGATACACAGAAGTCACAATTTGCAGCCTTACAACGGAAATGACAAACGACTTCTGTCCAGGCAGCAGAACATGCCAACAGTGGAGAATATGTCCAAGTCCTATATGCGTACATTGAGGATCGAGTCATATCTTAATAATCCTGATGTCCCATTTGGGGACTCTTGCGACTATTTAGACCAGTTTGAACAACTGGACAAAGCTAGCCCCTTCATGCAGGGAGGGTTGAGGTCCTCTCTTGCTCTCAGGCCAACCATGCAAGAACAAATGGAGCCAAACAGATATCTACATACTTCTACTAGTCTTAGCCCAACAAAAAACAGTCATTTACACTACTCATCCATGCAATGGACTCCAACAGGAGCAGGCTATGATGCAGGTAGAAACCCTTACCATTCATATGCCAACCTGAGCCGAGCTAAAGACAGGCAAATAATCACGAACCCCAACATTTTCAGTGACAACTGGGTCAAAAGGCACAGTGTGGCAGATCCAAGATCAAGCACACACGAATCATCAAATCACATGTACAGTGCTTTTGTAAGGATGCAAGAAGGCCAAAGTGAAGCAGCAATGAATGCACTGAATGGAGGACATGGGTCAAATCTAAATGAAGATCAGAGATCTGTCTCCCATTATGATGTCAAGAGCATGACAAGCACAAAGAGTCCCAGTGGCCCCATTTGGCAGGAGCCACCGGCCAGGGCGTTGTCAGCAGCAGCCCTGGATGTGAAAACCAAGGATTTGACTGATAAATCTAACCACATGGGCGCTAAGAAAATCACATCTTTGCTGAACatacaagagaaaaaagagaattcAATTAGGAACTCAAAAACACCAAGTCTGAGGTCAGCGGACAGCTCGGACACTCTAACTGCTGAGGATGAGGAGAAAACGTCAGTTATAGAACAAAAACATCTCCCAAGCAGAAGCATTTCTCTCAGTTCCTCCTCAGAGCGCAAGAGGAACAACGTGGAGGGCCTAAAATCTTTAAAATCGCGATTCCAAACTGAGAAAGAACAACAACCTCCGCAGAGCGCTCTCTCCAAAACCACCACCACACAGAAGAAACCCAGCATTTTTGACAAAAACACAAGGCCTGGATTTCACTCAAGCAGCTGGAGCAAAGACCGAGGAGGTGAGAATCGCCTGCCGAGCAGATTTGAGCCTTTCGGCTCATTGGAAAAGAAAACCTCTCTACGCACTCCACACAGCTTCAGAATCAAACAGTCCCCGGAGAAGTCCAAAAGCCTTCCAAAAGGCGAGGCAGCTATTGAACTCAACAGCACTCAGGCTGCCCGTGGACATCATGAAAACAAGCTGGAGAAATTCTTTCAAAGAGTGGGAAATTTTATACACAAGAACAAGTAG